TTCATGTCAGCATCAATTAACCAAAGGTTATCACCAAATACTGATAATTGAATTGCTTCTAATCCTACTTTGGCAACTAAATCACTATTGAAATTGTAATTTAATCTCGCCGTTCTCAATTTAAGATAAGTAGCATCATGTACATTATTTTCGTATATATTACCTAAGTTACCTAAATTAAAATAATCTTGAGGGTCTACATATTTATCAACTATAGTACCATCAGAAATAGGAACACCATTTGCATTAGTACCCGTTTGTAATACACCTACTATATGTATACCACCACCACTTGCAACTGGATCTCTCAAGGGGTTACCTTTGTCATTTAAACCTGCAGTTTGTGCTGATAAACCTGAGTGATCCATATATCTTTGTGTTCTTGAGTAATATAAACCTCCTTTTTGTCCGTCAAAACCAACAAATAAATCGAAGTTTTTATATCTAATGGTAGAAGTTATACCATAGGTATAGTCAGGTAATAAACTACCAATTTTTTTATTAGACTCTCTAGCAAAATTATCACTAGAAGTAAAGATAGTACTACCATCAGTGTGAGTAGCAAAACCAACACCGTAAAATAAACCATACTCTTCACCTACTCTAGCTTGTAATTTCATGCTAGAAGTGTAGGTACTGATGTCATAAGAATCAACACCAGGGTAAATGGCATCAACAAATTTCTCTAATGTACCAAAGTTTACACCAAGATCCCAACCAAAATCGTCTGTTTTCACAATAGATCCGTTCAATCCAACTTCAAAACCTTTAGATGTATTTTTACCAGAGTTAACCGTAATTCCAGTATATCCAGTTGAACCATCTAAAGATACCGATACTGGTAAATCTTCATCAACTCTATTGAAATAAGTAACATCCAGTCCAATTCTATTTCTAATGAATTTAAATTCGGCACCTACTTCAAATTCTCCTCTAACACCACCAACTAAGTTAGGGTTGTTTTGTTGTCCTTGAACATATAATGTTCCATTGCCTTGGTATAAGTTAGCACCCGTATCATAAACACTTGATATTTGATATGGATCTGGAAAATATGGTGCTTTTGCATAACCAGCTCTAAGTTTAAAGAAGCTCATAATTTCATTTTGAGGCAACAATTTACTTAATAATAAACTTGTAGAAATTCCATAAGTTTCAACCCTGTTATTATCAGGAGCGGCAGTAGAAGACCAATCAAAACGGTAAGAAGCATCAACATACAATAAATTTTTAAAACCTAAAGAAGCTTTAAGAAAAGTACCTCTTGTCTTCCCTTGTATTATTGTAGTTCCAGCACTAACAGGATCTTGAGAACCTGCTAAATTATAAAATTCAGGAATGGTTAAATCACCATTGGTGTTGGCATACAGCCATTTGTAATCCGTGTTTATAATTTCACCACCAAGTTGTGCATCAACATCCAAAGATCCACCTAAAAAGCTATCTGTATAGTTTAACATACTAAAATAATGCTCCTTGTTATATCTTCTTTGAACTTCTGCATAAGAAGCAGGATCTAATAAACTTTTTGTAGTAGAACGATCGTCTCTCGCAAAATTATGAAAGGTAGATCTAACTTCAGCAATTATATTGAATTTTTCATTAAAGGTATAGGTACCTCCAATTTTACCATAAACAGAATTTTTGTATTCATGTTTCAAATTTTCTAAAGGTTGAAAATTGGGCATATCCCAATATAATGGTCTTGCATCACGTGGCCCTCTGATGTTCCAAGAAACAATTTGACCAGCACGTTCATAATCTGCTAACTTGTCCATATCAAGTTGTCTTTGCCACCATTGATTCATATTAGAAGCTAAGTTGGCATACCCTTGATCAGGATCATTATTCGTTTTTCTATCTTGATAATTAACATTTACAGTAACTGTAAATTTATCAGAAATATCATAATTAGCATTTAAAGCTAAGTTTATTGTTTTTTGATCAGAGTTTTGAATAATACCTGCCTTATCTATTAATGATAAAGAAGTTCTGATATTATAACCATCTCCACCTTTAGAAAAACTTAAAGAGGTATTGTTGGTTACACTTGTTCTGTAAAATGAATCAACATCATTTTTTGTTGGTTCCCATGCTCTTGTCTCACCAAATTCAGGAGTTCCTGGTATCCAAGAATCCCAATGACGAACTAAAGTACCGTCTAATTTAGGCCCCCATGATTCATCAGCCCAAAAATCTGGGTATAAATCTCCATCAAAACTAGCCCATGATGCAGGATCTTCAGCAGGGTCATAACTAAATGTGTTAAATGTTTGACTGTAACCACCACCATATTCGTTTTGATAGTCAGGTACTTGAGAAACACTACCCATTATAGTTGAGTGATCTAAAGTAAATGTAGCTTTACCATTCGTACCTTTTTTAGTAGTTATGATAATTACACCGTTACGTCCTTCTGGACCATAAATGGCCGTTGCAGAGGCACCTTTTAATACAGACATGTCTGCAATATCATTGGTATTAATATCACCCGTTTGATATACTTGTATACCATCTACAACATATAATACATTAGTTTCACCTCTTAATTTAATTTCTGAATCTCTAAAACCTGTACTTGCCTGACCTACAATTTGAACCCCTGCAACTTTACCAGCTAAGGCATTGTTAACGTCAATTTGCTTACCTTTTTGTAATTCTTCACCGTCAACAGATTGTTGAGCGTAACCTAAGGCTTGCTTTTCTCTTCTAATACCTAAACCTGTAACCACAACTTCATCAAGTACGTTGTCAGCTTCAAGAACTACATTCATAGTACTTGATGTTCCCACAGTAACTTCTTTTGTAGACATACCAATAAAACTAAATTTAAGTACATCTCCTGTTTTCGCTTTGATAGAATAAATACCATCAAAATCAGTTTCTGTGCCTGAGGTTGTCCCTTTAATGACTACACTAACACCTGGTAACGGGCCTGATTCATCTGAAACAGTACCATTAATTGTTCTCTCTTGTGCATGCAGTAGAGAACCACATAAAACAGAAAAAACCAACAATAAATTGTAAAATTTAAATTTCATAAAAATATATTTGAGTTAATAAAAATTAAAAGAATGCCAAACAAATAGTATAGAAGGAACAATTAATTCAAATAAACTTCTTAGTATGAAAACAAAGGTTAATGGAGCTTTATTTTTTAAAGAAGAAAGTAACTTCAACGACAAGTGATTGACATTCGGAAACAAATGAAATATAAATTGCAAGTTTCATAGGAAAAGTTTATAATACTTTACGCATCCGACAAATGTTTACTATCTATTTACCATTAAAACATCCTTAAAAAAAAAATTTAAAAAGAGTTTTAAAAAAACAGTATACAACTCAACTTAATAGCACACTTATTCAAGGAATGCAAGCAATCAAACAGTTACTATGAGTAGAAATAGAATTAAAAAATAGCTTAGGAAAGTAAGTTTAAATCAATTTTGACTTCAAAACACATAACCTCATCACAAAAAGGTTTGTATTCCAATTAAAATAGAACATTTAAGAAGTATAATACCATCACTTTACTAGTATTATTGGATTATTAATTAAAAAAAAGTATGGTTAAACTACATCAGAATCTAAAATTCAGACGGATAAATATAGGGTGTATTTAGCACAGATTTATTCGGCTTACACCACTCTTCTAAGTAGAGTTGACCTGTATTGCGAAGGAGTAAGATTTGTTTCTTTTTTAAAAGCTTTATTAAAAGTAACTTTATTATTATAGCCTACGTCATAAGCGACATCAATGATACTTAAATCACCACTTTCATCATTATTAAAAATATCTTGAGCCTCTTTTATTCTAAACATATTTATTAAAGTAAAAAAGTTCATTTTAAAATGCTCATTAATAACTTGTGAGGTACTATGCCTATCTGTTCCCAATCTTTCTGAAAGTTTTTTGAGACTAATATCACTAACTTTGTATACTTTTTCTTTATAGAACAAATTCAACAATTCATTCTTAAGTTCATTTGAAAGCTCTTCATTCAGTCTTGATTTTTCGTATTTAAAATTAAATATTTTTGTAAAACGGTGCTGGTTTGTAAATATACTAGGTTGCACATAAGCAGAATACCCAACAAACATAATGACAATTGATAAGGTAATCAACTGCGGATGCACATAATAACTTGATGTTAATAGGCCAGAAATTACAATAAGAAAAATCAATTGAGAAATTACGAATGCCCCATTTAGCACTACAACATTTCTAATCCACAATGTGATATTATTATGTTCATTATTCTTCTTAAATTTCAAATATTCATTTAATGTCAAAATTCCATATATGGTTAAGGAAACCGCCTTCAAGATAAGTGAGTAATAAAAAAAGGGATCTTCCCATTCTTTATGATTAATTATAATATTTAATTTATCATTTACAGGAAGTACATAATATTTCATAAAATATATAAGCATAAAAACAAATGGTACTAAATGCAAGAGATCCAAAGTTTTGAATTTATACTTGTTACTTATCCTTCTAATATAAAAGTACAATAAAGGTCCATACAAAAAATTTAACGTAAATGTAGAAAATAAGGAATGTGGAAATTTTACTTGAATATTTGTTATGTAAATACAAACATGAATAATAAAAAGAGAACTAAATAAGATAAATAGACTGATCAACAAGTTAGCAATTCTGTCCTCTGATTTCTTAAAATTAATTACGAAAGCTATAAAAAGACCAATCAGTCCAGTATATAGATAAATCATAACCCAATACTCATACATCGGGGCAAATTTATTACTAACAGTTATAAAAGCTTTATCATCTCTAAATGAATCAAAAATATGTTGATTAAGAACATCGACATCATTTGATTTCCTTATATATTTCTCTATAAATTTAGTTGCATTGGGAATATCTTTTAAAATAGCGTGACTATAAGCCAATTCCTTAATTTCTTCATTTGACATGTTCACGTCATTGCCTTGAGAAATAAGTGTATTGTAAGAATCAACTATGTGTTGTGCATTCTTATGATTCAGCAGACCCGGGTTATAATTAATTTGTACAACATTAACTTCACTAGAATCAATTGCAACTGAGGTGTTTTCAATTACATCATTCTGAGAAAAAACGGCGATGCCAATAAAAAAGAAAAGTATTTTAAAAATACTAAATCGATTCATAATCACTTATTAATTTTATAAAGTTTTAATTCACAGCCCAATGACTATCGCCAAATATACACAATTTAGTTAAAAAAGTGTTAAAATAGTCTTGAAATGTTAAAGTTCGCCAAAAAACAGAATATCATGTTAATTATTTGTTCACAACTTTAGCTTTCTTAAAACACTGAATAATAATTATTTACTAATTTTAACGTTATAAAAGAAATGTAGCTCCCAAAAATAAATTATTGCTATTAATACATTGACATGATTCTATTTTCAAAATATTTAATTCCTAAGAATTATACGGGCTTAGCCATCTATCCCTTTATTTTTTTAAAGAATAAATCATTGTCAGATAATTGGGTATTGATAAATCATGAACGCATTCATTTAAAGCAGCAACTTGAATTGCTTTGGGTATTCTTCTTTCTCTGGTATATTTTAGAATTTCTTTTTCGCTTCGTTCAATTAAGAAATTGGAATGATGCTTATAAAAATATCAGCTTTGAAAAAGAATCCTATGAAAATGAAGGCAATCCAAATTACCTTAATGAACGTAAAACCTGGTCTTTTATAAATTATCTATAAGGATTATTATCCTTTACCTCACACCAAGCATTGTTTTAGCGTTTCTATTTCTACTTGCTATATTACTCCTTATTTTTCAATCAAATAAATTGTAAATTGCGTTTGCAAAATTAAAGATTGTAAATGAAAACTATAGAGTCATATATTCCTAAAAATAAAATTAGAATTGTAACTGCAGCTTCGCTTTTTGATGGGCATGATGCCTCCATTAATATAATGCGAAGAATTATTCAAGCCACAGGTGTTGAAGTAATTCACTTGGGCCATGATAGAAGTGTAGAAGAAGTAGTAAACACCGCTATTCAAGAAGATGCAAATGCTATTGCGATGACCTCCTATCAAGGTGGACACAATGAGTATTTCAAATACATGTATGATCTCTTACAAGAGAAAAACGCACCACAAATAAAAATATTCGGCGGGGGCGGGGGTGTAATTTTACCTGAAGAAATTAAGGATTTAATGGATTATGGAATTACCAGAATTTATACGCCAGACGATGGTAGAAAAATGGGGCTGCAAGGTATGATTAATAATATGGTAGAACTATGTGACAACGCAGTCCTAACATTACCTGATCAAAACAATGTTCTAAAGTTACTTAAAAGCAAAGACGTAAACACTATTGCTAGATTAATTACACTAGCAGAAAATGACTACGAGACTTATAAAAAAATTTATGAAGATTTTTCTTCAAATATACCTGAACAAGCAAAGACTCCTGTATTAGGAATTACGGGAACTGGTGGTGCTGGAAAATCATCATTGGTAGATGAACTAGTACGACGGTTTTTAGCTGATTTTGAAGATAAAACCTTAGCGATAATTTCTGTAGATCCATCTAAAAGAAAAACAGGGGGAGCATTATTGGGAGATAGAATACGAATGAATTCTATAAAAAACGACCGTGTTTATATGCGTTCCTTAGCAACTAGACAGTCTAATTTATCTCTTTCAAAAAATGTTGTAGATGCCATTGATGTTTTAAAGGCTGCAGATTTTGACCTCATCATTTTAGAAACTTCTGGTATCGGACAGTCAGGTACAGAAATAATTGAACATTCCGATTTTTCTCTATATGTAATGACACCAGAATATGGTGCAGCCACACAGCTCGAAAAGATTGATATGATTGATTATGCTGACGTTATTGCTCTTAATAAGTTTGATAAACGTGGTGCTTTAGATGCTCTACGCGATGTTAAAAAACAATACCAACGTAATCATAATCTTTGGGAAGAAAATCCAGACGACATGCCTGTTTTCGGAACCATTGCTTCACAATTTAACGATCCTGGCACAAACTCTTTATACCGTGTTATTATTGACAAACTTAACAACAAAACTCCAATTGATTTTAATAGCTCATTTCAGATCACTGATGAAATGTCAGAAAAGCAATTTATAATTCCTCCAAACAGAACACGATATCTTTCTGAAATAACCGATACCAATCGCAATTATAATCAGACAAGTATTGATCAAAAAGGTATAGCTCAAAAATTGTATGGAGTTTATATGACAATATGCTCGGTTCTAAATATTGATTCTGCTAATTGGGTAAAGAATTTCTTTAATGAGAGTGGAGCTAACG
The nucleotide sequence above comes from Aureibaculum algae. Encoded proteins:
- a CDS encoding SusC/RagA family TonB-linked outer membrane protein yields the protein MKFKFYNLLLVFSVLCGSLLHAQERTINGTVSDESGPLPGVSVVIKGTTSGTETDFDGIYSIKAKTGDVLKFSFIGMSTKEVTVGTSSTMNVVLEADNVLDEVVVTGLGIRREKQALGYAQQSVDGEELQKGKQIDVNNALAGKVAGVQIVGQASTGFRDSEIKLRGETNVLYVVDGIQVYQTGDINTNDIADMSVLKGASATAIYGPEGRNGVIIITTKKGTNGKATFTLDHSTIMGSVSQVPDYQNEYGGGYSQTFNTFSYDPAEDPASWASFDGDLYPDFWADESWGPKLDGTLVRHWDSWIPGTPEFGETRAWEPTKNDVDSFYRTSVTNNTSLSFSKGGDGYNIRTSLSLIDKAGIIQNSDQKTINLALNANYDISDKFTVTVNVNYQDRKTNNDPDQGYANLASNMNQWWQRQLDMDKLADYERAGQIVSWNIRGPRDARPLYWDMPNFQPLENLKHEYKNSVYGKIGGTYTFNEKFNIIAEVRSTFHNFARDDRSTTKSLLDPASYAEVQRRYNKEHYFSMLNYTDSFLGGSLDVDAQLGGEIINTDYKWLYANTNGDLTIPEFYNLAGSQDPVSAGTTIIQGKTRGTFLKASLGFKNLLYVDASYRFDWSSTAAPDNNRVETYGISTSLLLSKLLPQNEIMSFFKLRAGYAKAPYFPDPYQISSVYDTGANLYQGNGTLYVQGQQNNPNLVGGVRGEFEVGAEFKFIRNRIGLDVTYFNRVDEDLPVSVSLDGSTGYTGITVNSGKNTSKGFEVGLNGSIVKTDDFGWDLGVNFGTLEKFVDAIYPGVDSYDISTYTSSMKLQARVGEEYGLFYGVGFATHTDGSTIFTSSDNFARESNKKIGSLLPDYTYGITSTIRYKNFDLFVGFDGQKGGLYYSRTQRYMDHSGLSAQTAGLNDKGNPLRDPVASGGGIHIVGVLQTGTNANGVPISDGTIVDKYVDPQDYFNLGNLGNIYENNVHDATYLKLRTARLNYNFNSDLVAKVGLEAIQLSVFGDNLWLIDADMNWVDPSEIEKRSGVNWAEAGQLPTTRSFGLNVKLTF
- a CDS encoding helix-turn-helix domain-containing protein — translated: MNRFSIFKILFFFIGIAVFSQNDVIENTSVAIDSSEVNVVQINYNPGLLNHKNAQHIVDSYNTLISQGNDVNMSNEEIKELAYSHAILKDIPNATKFIEKYIRKSNDVDVLNQHIFDSFRDDKAFITVSNKFAPMYEYWVMIYLYTGLIGLFIAFVINFKKSEDRIANLLISLFILFSSLFIIHVCIYITNIQVKFPHSLFSTFTLNFLYGPLLYFYIRRISNKYKFKTLDLLHLVPFVFMLIYFMKYYVLPVNDKLNIIINHKEWEDPFFYYSLILKAVSLTIYGILTLNEYLKFKKNNEHNNITLWIRNVVVLNGAFVISQLIFLIVISGLLTSSYYVHPQLITLSIVIMFVGYSAYVQPSIFTNQHRFTKIFNFKYEKSRLNEELSNELKNELLNLFYKEKVYKVSDISLKKLSERLGTDRHSTSQVINEHFKMNFFTLINMFRIKEAQDIFNNDESGDLSIIDVAYDVGYNNKVTFNKAFKKETNLTPSQYRSTLLRRVV